In one Methanothrix sp. genomic region, the following are encoded:
- a CDS encoding TATA-box-binding protein, which produces MESTINIENVVASTKLADEFDLVKIESELEGAEYNKEKFPGLVYRVKSPKAAFLIFTSGKVVCTGAKNVEDVRTVITNMARTLKSIGFDNINLEPEIHVQNIVASADLKTDLNLNAIALGLGLENIEYEPEQFPGLVYRIKQPKVVVLIFSSGKLVVTGGKSPEECEEGVRIVRQQLENLGLL; this is translated from the coding sequence ATGGAGTCCACAATAAATATCGAGAACGTGGTGGCATCCACAAAGCTTGCTGATGAGTTCGATCTTGTTAAGATCGAGTCCGAGCTTGAAGGCGCTGAGTACAACAAGGAGAAGTTTCCCGGTCTCGTTTACAGGGTCAAGTCTCCGAAGGCAGCTTTTCTGATTTTCACATCCGGCAAGGTTGTCTGCACCGGCGCCAAGAACGTGGAGGATGTCAGAACCGTCATAACCAACATGGCCCGGACGCTGAAATCGATAGGGTTTGATAACATCAACCTCGAGCCGGAGATCCACGTTCAGAATATTGTGGCCTCCGCAGATCTGAAGACAGATCTCAACCTCAACGCAATCGCCCTCGGACTGGGCCTTGAGAACATAGAGTACGAGCCCGAGCAGTTCCCCGGGCTGGTGTACAGGATCAAGCAGCCCAAGGTGGTGGTTCTGATATTCAGCTCTGGAAAGCTGGTCGTGACAGGCGGAAAATCCCCGGAGGAGTGCGAGGAGGGTGTCAGGATCGTGAGGCAGCAGCTCGAGAACCTCGGACTGCTCTGA
- a CDS encoding Vms1/Ankzf1 family peptidyl-tRNA hydrolase codes for MDLFGKKRYQERIAELERMLQELTREKEELEHALEKREERLKRITSAYQETRRALKDAELRLRESAERSSEEPSGSPGAQRLTPREVKRLLRRLDNIESPEEDILSEYRKPGERLEGAPDTALPRSLKAMASERGISLLSLPDVFTILMVPPLPFSSDGVTRGRRFELNPIREIMETPVLLVSAHAGDSMIMVSLGADHIENFEIVRTPVKEKHSKGGWSQRRFERLREEDIRRHGEHLKDRVEKAFERYAPLIKYVAVSGEPELIRHLNQCFSLPLIRARLGKHDERNPERTLEELYTYTLLRM; via the coding sequence GTGGACCTCTTCGGAAAAAAACGCTATCAGGAGCGGATCGCAGAGCTGGAACGCATGCTCCAGGAGCTCACCCGTGAGAAGGAGGAGCTTGAGCACGCGCTTGAAAAGCGAGAGGAGCGTCTGAAGAGGATCACAAGCGCCTATCAGGAGACTAGGCGCGCCCTGAAGGATGCGGAGCTCAGGCTCAGAGAATCCGCGGAGCGCTCCTCTGAGGAACCCTCTGGGTCTCCTGGCGCTCAAAGGCTCACACCCAGGGAGGTGAAGAGGCTGCTCAGGCGGCTTGATAACATTGAATCACCAGAAGAGGATATCCTGAGCGAGTACCGCAAACCAGGAGAGCGCCTGGAGGGCGCTCCTGATACGGCTCTTCCGAGATCACTGAAGGCCATGGCATCTGAACGGGGCATATCCCTTCTCAGCCTACCGGATGTCTTCACAATCTTGATGGTACCACCTCTGCCGTTCAGCTCTGATGGCGTGACCAGGGGGCGCAGGTTCGAGCTCAATCCCATCCGGGAGATCATGGAGACTCCTGTGCTTCTCGTATCTGCACATGCCGGCGACAGCATGATCATGGTCTCGCTGGGGGCGGATCACATTGAGAACTTCGAGATCGTGAGGACTCCTGTCAAGGAGAAGCACTCTAAGGGGGGATGGTCGCAGCGCAGGTTCGAGCGGCTCAGGGAGGAGGACATAAGGAGGCACGGCGAGCATCTGAAGGACAGAGTGGAGAAGGCATTCGAGCGGTACGCGCCTCTTATCAAATACGTGGCTGTGAGCGGCGAGCCTGAGCTCATCAGGCATCTGAATCAATGCTTCAGCCTGCCCCTGATCAGAGCCAGGCTGGGCAAGCATGATGAGCGGAATCCGGAGAGGACGCTCGAGGAGCTGTACACATACACGCTCTTAAGAATGTAG
- a CDS encoding S-layer protein domain-containing protein: protein MEVFMYRKSLFAIVLIVISAGFLSGGVAENATESGSADQSAAKVTAPQDDFFSTGTSSSGITVTFKRLGNNTARTPVSLSKSTAESKADAGGNAASTNATAEERPAGASANVSSAMAQNRTAQSAAPAVAASAGAAPASNVSASTPEGTTPEGNLTSNVTSESGASNATAATNLSAVVTPEGLTPEGNLTSNATSAIAGNASLAGNQSPALPALLASTNISAENLTAGNVTEENVTAAENVTEEVVEAPEEVAEEEFTDRIWREGMPETYTWTPQTFSGFFYDLDDRVGTEKLTVSLSRSGDSYNRAIDTGNIRYTSDVQDISFEFDDWGKYQVIGFMAEKYFAGYSGTEVVDDVSLINENQLRRVLIDSDEEKTITAGSVLPLEEGYELRIKEIDINGNKVHLALAKDGDEVDSKVISPDSLKSATYMYEEKIGGKDVPLIMAHVSNVFAGAESSLVTIDGLFQISDTYASVEEGDKYDKMEVVSVSDSGIELENKDSVTLRKGTTVRLMGGVGLQVADSDVLRFAPVVERTGTYEVRGTVVDPSRVESFTWTPYNFEGFYYDIDEDIGTEKLVARFSGSKIEDGDLKYETSPQPVEFEFDSWGRYDVIGFMADKYFAGYNNETLFTDEFSIINNGELRKVLIDSDEERTISSGSVLPLEDGYELQIKEVDLDGNKVWLSLTKSGKEVDSKVVTPVSGDVKASTYTYKVRISSEDVPIIAAHISNVFRGREADLATVDGIFQVSDTPESVEEGDKHGKMEVDSLSDDGITMKNDGSISLGRGKDIEIMGNLKFRVADNPERNLCPIALRVGKTEPLRLNLTEAIVGKPIMIQVTSGGKAVSGAKVLVGGKEIGTTDAGGMIRYTPERAGSVQVQAKLSGYEDASGTLLVRSEAELRRLVITAPPEVMRGETFVVTVRGGANATQPIEGANVSVDGVPAGVTDSKGSLSLSVNETGDHTISVEAAGYDRATKSVKVLSPISVVSMNVTGDAIAGKPLKIVAEVQNTGKSPDSRQLQLLVNRNATGNKSITVKPGEIEKVTFEYRPKEPGVYTFEVEGIQKTVSVEEAKGGWLVWAVALLIILLAGIGVYLYRTGELEELKKRLKM, encoded by the coding sequence ATGGAGGTGTTCATGTACCGCAAAAGTTTGTTTGCTATCGTGCTCATCGTCATATCAGCTGGATTTTTATCAGGAGGTGTGGCGGAGAATGCAACAGAGAGCGGATCGGCTGATCAGTCGGCAGCAAAGGTGACGGCCCCGCAGGATGATTTCTTCTCCACAGGCACCTCCTCCAGCGGTATAACAGTGACGTTCAAGAGGCTGGGAAACAACACGGCAAGAACTCCAGTCTCTCTATCGAAAAGCACCGCTGAGAGCAAGGCGGATGCGGGAGGTAACGCAGCATCCACAAATGCCACCGCAGAGGAGAGGCCCGCAGGCGCTTCAGCGAATGTGAGCTCTGCAATGGCGCAGAACCGCACTGCCCAGAGCGCAGCGCCAGCTGTAGCTGCATCTGCTGGTGCAGCTCCTGCATCCAATGTCTCTGCATCGACCCCCGAGGGGACCACTCCTGAAGGGAACCTGACATCAAATGTGACGTCTGAGAGCGGCGCATCAAACGCGACCGCAGCCACGAACCTCTCGGCGGTCGTGACCCCTGAGGGCCTCACTCCTGAGGGGAATCTGACATCAAATGCGACATCGGCGATTGCCGGGAACGCAAGCCTGGCAGGCAACCAGAGCCCCGCCCTTCCTGCTCTCCTGGCATCTACAAACATCTCTGCTGAGAACCTGACCGCTGGGAATGTAACAGAGGAGAATGTAACCGCAGCTGAGAATGTGACGGAGGAAGTTGTAGAGGCTCCAGAGGAGGTCGCAGAGGAGGAGTTCACAGACAGGATCTGGAGAGAGGGGATGCCTGAGACCTACACATGGACTCCACAGACATTCTCGGGATTCTTCTACGACCTGGATGACAGGGTCGGCACCGAGAAGCTGACCGTCAGCCTGAGCAGATCTGGCGACAGCTACAACAGAGCCATAGACACAGGAAATATACGATACACCAGTGACGTCCAGGATATCAGCTTTGAGTTCGACGACTGGGGCAAGTATCAGGTCATTGGATTCATGGCGGAGAAGTACTTCGCCGGTTACTCTGGAACTGAGGTCGTTGATGATGTGAGTCTGATCAACGAGAACCAGCTCAGGCGCGTGCTTATCGACAGTGATGAGGAGAAGACCATAACCGCAGGCTCGGTCCTCCCGCTTGAGGAGGGATACGAGCTCAGGATCAAGGAGATAGACATCAACGGCAACAAGGTGCACCTCGCGCTCGCAAAAGATGGTGACGAGGTGGACAGCAAGGTCATATCCCCTGACAGCCTGAAGAGCGCAACGTACATGTACGAGGAGAAGATCGGCGGCAAGGATGTTCCGCTCATCATGGCCCACGTCTCGAACGTCTTCGCCGGCGCGGAGTCGAGTCTTGTAACGATAGATGGACTATTCCAGATATCAGACACATACGCCTCCGTCGAGGAGGGCGACAAGTACGACAAGATGGAGGTTGTGTCTGTCTCTGACTCCGGAATCGAGCTGGAGAACAAGGATTCAGTAACCCTGAGAAAGGGCACAACTGTCAGGCTGATGGGCGGCGTTGGTCTGCAGGTGGCCGACTCTGATGTCCTCAGGTTCGCGCCCGTCGTCGAGAGGACTGGAACCTACGAGGTCAGGGGAACTGTGGTCGATCCGAGCAGGGTGGAGAGCTTCACATGGACCCCCTACAACTTCGAGGGATTCTACTACGATATCGACGAGGACATCGGCACTGAGAAGCTCGTCGCGAGGTTCTCTGGAAGCAAGATCGAGGACGGAGATCTGAAGTACGAGACATCTCCGCAGCCGGTGGAGTTCGAGTTCGATAGCTGGGGCAGGTACGATGTCATAGGGTTCATGGCAGACAAGTACTTCGCCGGCTACAACAACGAGACCCTGTTCACGGATGAGTTCAGCATCATAAACAACGGAGAGCTCAGAAAGGTGCTGATAGACAGCGACGAGGAGCGCACGATTTCATCGGGATCCGTACTGCCGCTTGAGGACGGCTACGAGCTCCAGATAAAGGAGGTTGATCTTGACGGGAACAAGGTCTGGCTCTCCCTCACAAAGAGCGGGAAGGAGGTTGACAGCAAGGTCGTCACACCTGTATCAGGAGACGTCAAGGCCTCGACATACACGTACAAGGTTAGAATAAGCTCAGAGGATGTACCGATAATCGCAGCGCACATAAGCAACGTCTTCCGCGGAAGGGAGGCGGATCTGGCAACCGTCGACGGAATATTCCAGGTCTCCGACACGCCTGAGTCTGTGGAGGAGGGCGACAAGCACGGCAAGATGGAGGTGGATTCGCTCTCCGACGATGGCATAACGATGAAGAACGACGGCTCGATAAGCCTCGGCAGGGGCAAGGATATAGAGATCATGGGCAACCTGAAGTTCAGGGTAGCTGATAATCCGGAGAGGAACCTCTGCCCGATCGCCCTGCGCGTCGGCAAGACCGAGCCGCTAAGGCTCAACCTGACAGAGGCCATCGTCGGTAAGCCGATCATGATCCAGGTCACATCCGGCGGAAAGGCCGTCAGCGGAGCCAAGGTGCTTGTCGGCGGAAAGGAGATAGGCACAACAGACGCCGGAGGAATGATCAGATACACGCCGGAGAGGGCCGGAAGCGTTCAGGTCCAGGCGAAGCTATCTGGATACGAGGACGCGAGCGGAACGCTCCTTGTTAGATCTGAGGCTGAGCTCAGGAGGCTCGTGATAACAGCGCCTCCGGAGGTCATGAGGGGCGAGACATTCGTGGTGACTGTCAGGGGCGGCGCAAATGCCACCCAGCCGATAGAGGGAGCGAATGTTAGCGTAGACGGTGTGCCTGCTGGAGTGACGGACAGCAAGGGATCACTATCACTATCGGTAAATGAGACAGGTGACCACACGATATCCGTGGAGGCAGCAGGCTACGACAGGGCGACTAAGAGCGTGAAGGTGCTCTCCCCGATCAGCGTCGTCAGCATGAATGTCACCGGCGATGCGATCGCCGGCAAGCCGCTGAAGATCGTCGCAGAGGTACAGAACACAGGAAAGTCGCCTGACTCCAGGCAGCTGCAGCTTCTGGTGAACAGGAACGCCACCGGCAACAAGAGCATCACCGTCAAGCCCGGAGAGATCGAGAAGGTCACGTTTGAGTACAGGCCGAAGGAGCCTGGCGTCTACACCTTCGAGGTTGAGGGCATCCAGAAGACCGTGTCCGTCGAGGAGGCAAAGGGCGGATGGCTCGTCTGGGCTGTGGCCCTGCTGATAATCCTGCTCGCCGGAATCGGTGTGTATCTCTACAGGACAGGAGAGCTGGAGGAGCTGAAGAAGCGCCTCAAGATGTGA
- a CDS encoding methyltransferase domain-containing protein, producing the protein MKLPGTATQPENIHIAMGKLDIRKGMTFLDIGCGSGAVSLAASRYTDRIYGIDRRHEAVEASRSLVPCGEFICGEAVDLIAGLPDIDRCFIGGTRDIERFLPALRDKAAPGFRLVVDIARIGMASKVARLVEDLFTLEEILQINIFRGYRLAGDIALKPVNPIFMIVGRGD; encoded by the coding sequence ATGAAGCTGCCGGGCACAGCAACACAGCCTGAGAACATACACATTGCGATGGGCAAGCTGGATATCAGGAAGGGCATGACCTTTCTCGATATCGGCTGCGGCTCAGGCGCGGTATCGCTTGCAGCATCGCGATACACTGACAGGATCTACGGAATAGACAGGCGGCACGAGGCGGTCGAGGCGTCACGATCCCTGGTGCCATGTGGTGAGTTCATATGCGGAGAGGCTGTTGATCTCATAGCGGGGCTGCCGGATATCGACAGGTGCTTCATCGGCGGCACGAGGGATATCGAGAGATTTCTTCCGGCGCTGAGGGATAAAGCTGCCCCTGGGTTCAGGCTCGTCGTGGACATCGCGAGGATAGGCATGGCATCAAAGGTAGCACGGCTCGTCGAGGATCTCTTCACGCTCGAGGAAATTCTTCAGATAAACATATTCAGAGGCTACAGGCTGGCAGGAGACATAGCCTTAAAGCCTGTGAACCCCATCTTCATGATAGTAGGAAGAGGGGATTGA
- a CDS encoding cobalt-factor II C(20)-methyltransferase: MLVGVSLGPGDPGLLTLRAIEVLRASRKVFAPGELAAELARPYCEPEILDFPMTDDLERLEEIWERNADTVASYAGKYLTSFACLGDVNTFSTFSHLRRVLMRRHPGIEIDTVPGVGIIPAAASRFGIGFERSFLVSDGSEPDAVLRLKATRPASIAAELHAQGYSEFILGTRLYTADEMIVRGEMPERSSYFSVLYARRVR, translated from the coding sequence ATGCTTGTGGGTGTGAGCCTCGGGCCTGGCGACCCTGGTCTGCTGACTCTGAGGGCGATAGAGGTGCTGAGGGCGAGCAGGAAGGTATTCGCCCCGGGAGAGCTTGCAGCAGAGCTCGCCAGGCCATACTGCGAGCCGGAGATCCTGGATTTTCCGATGACAGATGATCTCGAAAGGCTTGAGGAGATATGGGAGAGAAATGCGGATACAGTTGCGAGCTATGCAGGAAAATACCTCACATCGTTCGCCTGTCTTGGCGATGTTAACACATTCTCGACATTCTCTCATCTCCGGAGAGTTCTCATGAGACGGCATCCCGGGATCGAGATCGACACAGTTCCCGGGGTTGGCATAATCCCTGCGGCTGCTTCCCGGTTCGGCATAGGCTTTGAGAGGTCTTTTCTGGTCTCTGACGGCTCTGAACCGGATGCTGTTCTCCGATTAAAAGCAACAAGGCCCGCGTCGATCGCTGCGGAGCTTCATGCGCAGGGATACAGCGAGTTCATCCTGGGCACCAGGCTTTACACAGCCGACGAGATGATAGTCAGAGGTGAGATGCCGGAGAGGAGCAGCTACTTCAGTGTGCTGTATGCCAGACGCGTGCGCTGA
- the cobM gene encoding precorrin-4 C(11)-methyltransferase, with the protein MFERKDDWSPMRVYFVGAGPGDPELITLKGHRLLREADLVIYTGSLINRDLLRGLRAELVDSSNLSLEEITERIIRGVREGKKVVRLHSGDPSLYGAILEQMRPLEENGIDVEVVPGVSSLFAAAAALKTQLTLKGVSESLIITRPAGTTLERDEIKELSQHGSTMAVFLGAEKIRRIVSSVRLPADTPVAVVYHASWPDQQVLIGTLGDIAEKVEKAGINKSALILIGGVVRRDGFRRSHLYRSR; encoded by the coding sequence ATGTTCGAGAGGAAAGACGACTGGAGCCCGATGAGGGTGTACTTTGTGGGTGCAGGCCCGGGCGATCCGGAGCTGATAACGCTGAAGGGCCACAGGCTTCTCAGAGAGGCGGATCTTGTGATCTACACAGGCTCGCTGATCAACAGAGATCTTCTCAGAGGCCTCAGGGCGGAGCTTGTCGACAGCAGCAATCTCTCACTTGAGGAGATAACCGAGAGGATCATCAGAGGTGTCAGAGAGGGCAAAAAGGTGGTCCGGCTCCACAGTGGCGACCCATCTCTCTACGGGGCGATCCTGGAGCAGATGAGGCCGCTGGAGGAGAACGGCATCGATGTCGAGGTCGTTCCCGGAGTATCATCGCTCTTCGCAGCGGCTGCGGCGCTGAAGACGCAGCTCACGCTCAAGGGCGTCTCGGAGTCCCTCATAATCACACGGCCTGCAGGAACGACCCTTGAGAGGGATGAGATCAAAGAGCTGTCACAGCACGGATCGACGATGGCGGTATTTCTCGGCGCTGAGAAGATCAGGAGGATCGTCTCATCTGTGAGGCTTCCGGCAGATACACCTGTGGCTGTCGTCTACCACGCCTCATGGCCCGACCAGCAGGTCCTGATCGGAACGCTTGGAGACATTGCGGAGAAGGTCGAGAAGGCCGGCATAAACAAAAGCGCCCTCATACTCATAGGTGGAGTGGTCAGGCGGGATGGGTTCAGGAGGTCTCATCTATACAGAAGTCGGTAG
- the cbiG gene encoding cobalt-precorrin 5A hydrolase, with the protein MSSCYRADIHTYRKGIMEELFREYDFILALMAVGIVVRLLCPLLRDKWTDKPVVSVDASLRSAVPIIGGHHGANDLALYLHRQLGIYPAITTATDSSGRPNLEGIASAFGAEIINREASRHINASFLHQDVPVLRLKGPRIVIVDEDVAVLKSGGLIAGLGARRGATADEILSAIRSATAEAGREVSEVRVIATSRIKTDDPEISRAAAELGASVVYLPDDALNAQRPVTPSRASMLGLSGVAEPAVLALAQRMILPKRVYGRVTVALGE; encoded by the coding sequence CTGAGCTCATGCTACCGAGCAGATATCCACACATACAGGAAGGGAATAATGGAGGAGCTCTTCAGGGAGTATGACTTTATCCTCGCCCTGATGGCAGTCGGCATAGTGGTCAGGCTTTTATGCCCGCTGCTCAGGGATAAGTGGACGGACAAACCTGTGGTCTCTGTGGATGCATCTCTCAGGTCAGCAGTTCCGATCATCGGCGGCCATCATGGAGCAAATGATCTCGCGCTTTATCTCCACAGGCAGCTGGGCATCTATCCTGCGATCACAACCGCGACGGATTCATCCGGAAGACCGAACCTGGAGGGCATAGCATCTGCGTTTGGCGCCGAGATCATAAACAGGGAGGCATCGAGGCACATCAACGCATCCTTCCTGCACCAGGATGTCCCCGTTCTGAGGCTCAAGGGCCCCAGGATAGTTATAGTGGATGAGGATGTGGCCGTCCTGAAATCAGGAGGGCTGATTGCGGGCCTGGGGGCCAGGAGAGGGGCAACCGCGGATGAGATACTGAGCGCGATAAGGTCCGCGACCGCCGAGGCAGGGCGGGAGGTATCAGAGGTCAGGGTGATAGCGACATCCCGCATCAAGACCGATGATCCGGAGATATCGAGGGCTGCCGCGGAGCTTGGCGCCTCTGTTGTTTACCTCCCTGATGATGCTCTTAATGCGCAGAGACCTGTGACCCCATCGAGGGCGAGCATGCTCGGCCTCTCAGGGGTTGCGGAGCCGGCGGTCCTGGCCCTGGCGCAGAGGATGATCCTGCCGAAGAGGGTATACGGGAGGGTCACGGTTGCTCTCGGAGAGTAA
- a CDS encoding SAM-dependent methyltransferase: MLSESKLSIVGIGPGDLGCMTQRARRAIEGADFVVGYRTYLDLIPSLLKDKKVFPGRMGGEVERARLAVELLDDGQVALISSGDPNVYGMASIAIEIALSSVDPSRIEVVPGVTAFSAAACRAGVVFRESLAVVSLSDLLTPWEEIRRRIRVAASMGMPLALYNPRSYRRDWQLSEALEILKDAGRGGDPLVVARNVSREGESIRRSTVDGALLDAGEIDMLTLLIIGGMHSDVSGDGISIAGVGPGSVDDLTQEVVDRVSSATIVLGAELHLKCIKDIISGEMFVGTGSREERQVQRLERAMRELQNGGSPVITVGGDPSMFSAAGHYVGMARSLRMLPGVGAFSAAAARAGAPISNDFVLLSGPVSPDRLSLLIDAGFSVFLYNAGGDSVRSISDLLPGSRPCAVARDVTRQNEFFEVCTASELRDMKLDGSRYTLVVSGPGSRIRDGMIVASRGYERKYCV; this comes from the coding sequence TTGCTCTCGGAGAGTAAGCTCAGCATCGTCGGCATCGGTCCGGGGGATCTGGGATGCATGACCCAGCGCGCCAGAAGGGCGATAGAGGGCGCGGACTTCGTTGTGGGTTACCGCACCTATCTCGATCTCATACCATCTCTTCTTAAAGATAAGAAGGTCTTTCCGGGAAGGATGGGTGGGGAGGTCGAGCGGGCAAGGCTCGCCGTCGAGCTTCTTGACGATGGCCAGGTGGCGCTGATCAGCAGTGGAGATCCCAATGTGTATGGCATGGCGAGCATCGCCATCGAGATCGCCCTCTCCTCAGTTGATCCGTCCAGGATTGAGGTTGTTCCCGGAGTCACCGCGTTTTCGGCTGCAGCCTGCAGGGCAGGGGTGGTATTCAGGGAGTCTCTGGCTGTCGTGAGCCTGAGCGATCTGCTCACCCCCTGGGAGGAGATCAGGCGCAGGATCAGGGTCGCAGCATCCATGGGGATGCCGCTCGCCCTGTACAATCCCAGAAGCTACAGGAGGGACTGGCAGCTCTCCGAGGCTCTTGAGATTCTGAAGGATGCTGGAAGAGGTGGAGATCCACTCGTCGTCGCGAGAAACGTCTCCCGTGAGGGTGAGTCGATCCGGAGAAGCACTGTGGACGGGGCGCTTCTCGATGCCGGAGAGATCGATATGCTCACACTGCTGATAATAGGAGGCATGCACAGCGATGTATCGGGCGATGGGATATCCATAGCTGGCGTGGGTCCCGGAAGCGTCGATGATCTCACACAAGAGGTCGTGGACAGAGTGAGCTCTGCAACAATCGTCCTGGGGGCTGAGCTGCATCTCAAGTGCATAAAGGACATCATATCTGGAGAAATGTTCGTGGGCACAGGAAGCCGCGAGGAGCGGCAGGTCCAGAGGCTTGAGAGAGCGATGCGTGAGCTGCAGAACGGCGGATCGCCGGTTATCACCGTTGGCGGTGATCCGAGCATGTTCAGCGCGGCTGGGCACTACGTAGGTATGGCGCGATCGCTGAGGATGCTTCCAGGCGTGGGCGCGTTCTCAGCAGCTGCAGCGAGAGCTGGCGCTCCGATCTCGAACGACTTCGTGCTGCTCTCTGGACCGGTCTCACCAGACAGGCTCTCTCTGCTTATCGATGCAGGGTTCAGTGTGTTTCTGTACAATGCAGGTGGAGATTCCGTAAGAAGCATCTCTGACTTGCTGCCGGGCTCAAGGCCGTGTGCTGTAGCAAGGGATGTGACACGGCAAAACGAGTTCTTTGAGGTATGCACGGCATCCGAGCTCAGGGATATGAAGCTCGATGGATCAAGGTACACGCTGGTCGTGTCAGGCCCCGGATCCAGAATAAGGGATGGAATGATCGTGGCGAGCAGGGGTTATGAGAGGAAATACTGTGTATGA
- a CDS encoding precorrin-8X methylmutase: MERYSDLGAMTPEAFEISRASRELIARIVGDETLEDKIKQRCVMATGDPSIAESLRFVMDPVRAGFRALEEAADIFVDIRMVEAGIVKKGHRSRIRTLIEMGEEIASNLGITRASAGVMAAKDELDGAVVVIGNAPTALLALCEIMEKKEAMPSLVIGIPVGFVRAAESKERLRNVKVPSISNVGTRGGTPLAVAAMNEIINMYHRGIR, from the coding sequence ATGGAGAGATACTCAGATCTTGGCGCCATGACGCCTGAGGCGTTCGAGATTTCGAGGGCGAGCAGGGAGCTCATAGCAAGGATCGTCGGCGATGAGACCCTGGAGGACAAGATAAAGCAGAGGTGCGTCATGGCAACCGGAGACCCGAGCATCGCAGAGAGCCTGAGATTCGTGATGGATCCGGTGAGGGCTGGATTCAGGGCACTGGAGGAGGCTGCAGACATCTTCGTGGATATAAGGATGGTCGAAGCGGGTATTGTCAAGAAGGGCCACAGGTCCAGAATAAGAACGCTGATAGAGATGGGAGAAGAGATAGCGAGCAATCTCGGCATTACCAGGGCCTCAGCAGGGGTCATGGCCGCGAAGGATGAGCTCGATGGTGCTGTGGTCGTTATAGGCAACGCTCCTACAGCTTTGCTGGCGCTCTGCGAGATTATGGAGAAAAAAGAGGCTATGCCCTCGCTGGTCATAGGGATCCCTGTCGGATTTGTGAGGGCGGCAGAGAGCAAGGAGAGGCTGCGGAATGTAAAGGTGCCATCGATATCGAACGTCGGCACCAGGGGCGGAACGCCTCTGGCCGTCGCAGCGATGAACGAGATAATCAACATGTACCACAGGGGGATCAGGTAA
- a CDS encoding cobalt-precorrin-5B (C(1))-methyltransferase — translation MIDPVTGFRIPDEWLRRSSLSDIRERIESGLWVLLSNGQVLRRGLTTGTTAAAACKGAVLSLVRDVDGVDVWTPSGITVRVKVEACGGRCIAQKDAGDHSSDVTHGMKIIASASPSERTELIAGEGIGRICRGGLSSDIGKPAISRSARTQIMRAIEEGIKEAGLGGAVVHLTVPDGRSIARMTLNPGVGVEGGVSILGSTGFVEPWNEHLEDSVSESLSELERVVATTGRTGLRYSRILFPDHTAVLIGSKLDMLRIRAGRDTVLCGLPGLILRWAAPEMLNGTGYATVAEMIEREPDHPAIARALEHLGKMLPGTRIVLINRDGSIYRDTGVI, via the coding sequence ATGATAGATCCTGTGACGGGTTTCAGGATACCGGATGAATGGCTCAGGAGATCATCTCTGAGCGATATCAGGGAGCGGATAGAGAGCGGCCTGTGGGTTCTCCTCTCCAACGGTCAGGTGCTCCGCAGAGGTCTGACCACAGGGACAACAGCAGCAGCTGCATGCAAGGGCGCAGTGTTGTCCCTGGTGAGAGATGTGGACGGGGTTGATGTCTGGACTCCGTCTGGTATAACGGTGAGGGTGAAGGTGGAAGCCTGCGGTGGCAGATGCATCGCTCAGAAGGACGCAGGAGATCACAGCTCCGATGTCACTCATGGCATGAAGATCATCGCAAGCGCGTCCCCATCGGAGCGCACAGAGCTGATAGCTGGAGAGGGCATCGGGAGGATATGCAGAGGAGGTCTTTCCTCGGATATCGGCAAACCGGCGATAAGCAGGTCTGCGCGCACCCAGATAATGAGGGCGATCGAGGAAGGCATCAAGGAGGCAGGCCTGGGCGGAGCCGTGGTGCACCTCACTGTTCCCGATGGCAGGAGCATCGCGCGCATGACGCTGAACCCTGGCGTTGGCGTTGAGGGCGGGGTGTCCATTCTGGGCTCTACGGGATTCGTCGAGCCGTGGAATGAGCATCTTGAGGATAGCGTATCTGAATCGCTCAGTGAGCTGGAGAGGGTCGTGGCCACCACCGGAAGAACAGGCCTCAGGTACAGCAGGATTCTCTTTCCGGATCACACTGCAGTGCTCATCGGCTCAAAGCTTGATATGCTCAGGATTCGCGCCGGCCGGGATACCGTGCTCTGCGGCCTTCCTGGCCTCATACTCAGGTGGGCAGCGCCTGAGATGCTCAACGGCACCGGCTATGCGACGGTGGCTGAGATGATCGAACGGGAGCCGGATCACCCGGCGATCGCCAGAGCGCTTGAGCATCTCGGAAAGATGCTTCCGGGAACGAGGATAGTTCTGATCAACAGGGACGGTAGCATCTACAGGGACACAGGAGTGATCTGA